A single Nerophis ophidion isolate RoL-2023_Sa linkage group LG26, RoL_Noph_v1.0, whole genome shotgun sequence DNA region contains:
- the med8 gene encoding mediator of RNA polymerase II transcription subunit 8 — MQQREEKQLEASLESLITQVAHVKNALHSFIFKLENEYERLTWPSVLDNFALLSGQLNTINKLLKNEKTPSFRNQVIIPLVLSQDRDDDLAKLTEQRVPVFNHEIVPDYLRTKPDPEVEEQEKQLSVEAARIGPEAAQKQIQTLNKLCSNLLEKLSNPRDDRDAESLAMRQNKASFNPADTNALVGAVAFGKGLSKCRPPGPLPPGHPGQGPMMSGGPTLQQVTIGGGVGQQGALGGPVPPQQQGQPGKMPGSIKTNIKSASGSMHPYSR; from the exons ATGCAA CAGCGGGAAGAGAAACAACTGGAAGCTTCGTTGGAGTCGCTCATCACTCAGGTGGCTCACGTGAAGAACGCGCTTCACTCCTTCATCTTCAAGCTGGAGAACGAGTACGAGCGACTGACATG GCCGTCCGTCCTGGACAACTTCGCCCTTCTTTCTGGTCAGTTGAACACCATCAATAAACTCCTTAAGAACGAGAAGACGCCGTCGTTTCGCAACCAGGTCATCATCCCGCTGGTGCTGTCTCAGGACCGCGACGACGATTTGGCG AAACTCACCGAGCAGCGCGTGCCCGTCTTCAACCATGAGATCGTTCCGGACTACCTCCGCACCAAACCCGACCCCGAGGTGGAGGAGCAGGAGAAGCAGCTGAGCGTGGAGGCGGCTCGCATCGGCCCGGAAGCGGCACAG AAACAAATCCAGACGCTGAATAAGTTGTGTTCCAATCTTTTGGAGAAGCTCAGCAACCCTCGCGATGACAGAGATGCAGAAAGCTTGG CCATGCGACAGAACAAAGCGTCCTTTAACCCGGCCGACACCAACGCTCTGGTCGGAGCCGTGGCCTTCGGGAAGGGCCTCTCCAAGTGCCGGCCGCCCGGGCCCCTGCCGCCGGGTCATCCCGGTCAAGGTCCCATGATGAGTGGCGGCCCCACCTTGCAGCAGGTTACCATCGGTGGTGGGGTGGGCCAGCAGGGGGCCTTGGGAGGACCGGTGCCCCCCCAGCAGCAAGGACAGCCAG GAAAGATGCCAGGCAGCATCAAGACCAACATCAAGTCGGCCTCGGGCTCCATGCACCCCTACAGCAGATGA